The following proteins are encoded in a genomic region of Balaenoptera ricei isolate mBalRic1 chromosome 14, mBalRic1.hap2, whole genome shotgun sequence:
- the MRPL40 gene encoding large ribosomal subunit protein mL40 isoform X1, with translation MAAAALGAVSRSLRPPSRLLGARPTQTRDAHQRASLLSFWGLVPMRAEPLQKKKKVDPKKDQAAKERLKKRIRRLEKASQELVPIEDFITPVKFLNKARQRPPVELPFEENERRALLLKKWSLYKQCEHEMERGAIASLLEAQQEALQELKLTAPELHAEATKRDPSLFPFERQGPDYTPPITNYQPPEGRYHDITKVYTQVEFKR, from the exons ATGGCGGCCGCGGCGCTGGGGGCGGTCTCGCGTTCTCTGCGCCCGCCGAGCCG GCTCCTGGGAGCGCGGCCGACGCAGACGAGGGACGCGCACCAGCGGGCCTCGTTGCTGTCCTTCTGGGGACTCGTGCCCATGAG AGCAGAACCTctgcaaaagaagaagaaggtggACCCTAAAAAAGACCAAGCAGCAAAGGAGCGCTTGAAAAAGAGGATCCGACGACTGGAAAAGGCGAGCCAGGAGCTCGTTCCCATTGAGGATTTTATCACGCCCGTCAAGTTCTTGAATAAAGCGAG GCAGCGGCCGCCAGTGGAACTCCCCTTTGAAGAGAATGAGCGGAGAGCCCTGCTTCTGAAGAAATGGTCACTGTACAAGCAGTGTGAGCATGAGATGGAGAGGGGCGCCATTGCGTCCCTGCTCGAGGCCCAGCAGGAAGCTCTGCAGGAGCTGAAGCTCACGGCCCCAGAACTCCATGCCGAGGCCACCAAGCGGGACCCCAGTCTGTTTCCCTTTGAGAGACAAGGGCCAGACTACACGCCGCCGATCACCAACTACCAGCCCCCGGAAGGCAGGTACCACGACATCACCAAGGTGTACACACAGGTGGAGTTCAAGAGATAG
- the MRPL40 gene encoding large ribosomal subunit protein mL40 isoform X2: MRAEPLQKKKKVDPKKDQAAKERLKKRIRRLEKASQELVPIEDFITPVKFLNKARQRPPVELPFEENERRALLLKKWSLYKQCEHEMERGAIASLLEAQQEALQELKLTAPELHAEATKRDPSLFPFERQGPDYTPPITNYQPPEGRYHDITKVYTQVEFKR, translated from the exons ATGAG AGCAGAACCTctgcaaaagaagaagaaggtggACCCTAAAAAAGACCAAGCAGCAAAGGAGCGCTTGAAAAAGAGGATCCGACGACTGGAAAAGGCGAGCCAGGAGCTCGTTCCCATTGAGGATTTTATCACGCCCGTCAAGTTCTTGAATAAAGCGAG GCAGCGGCCGCCAGTGGAACTCCCCTTTGAAGAGAATGAGCGGAGAGCCCTGCTTCTGAAGAAATGGTCACTGTACAAGCAGTGTGAGCATGAGATGGAGAGGGGCGCCATTGCGTCCCTGCTCGAGGCCCAGCAGGAAGCTCTGCAGGAGCTGAAGCTCACGGCCCCAGAACTCCATGCCGAGGCCACCAAGCGGGACCCCAGTCTGTTTCCCTTTGAGAGACAAGGGCCAGACTACACGCCGCCGATCACCAACTACCAGCCCCCGGAAGGCAGGTACCACGACATCACCAAGGTGTACACACAGGTGGAGTTCAAGAGATAG
- the C14H22orf39 gene encoding UPF0545 protein C22orf39 homolog isoform X1: protein MAEGGGWQPPRPCEAYRAEWELCSSAGHFLRHYYVHGERPACGQWRRDLDSCREWEERRSAEAQEIRTQTQRDDHVGTREDGRLHAKERGLGRNQPCRHLDHGHPASGTERNKCELFQPLGLWCFDPVPELTHTLPAPD from the exons ATGGCGGAAGGTGGAGGCTGGCAG CCGCCGCGCCCGTGCGAGGCCTACCGCGCAGAGTGGGAGCTCTGCAGCAGCGCCGGCCACTTCCTGCGCCACTACTACGTCCACGGCGAGCGGCCGGCCTGCGGGCAGTGGCGGCGCGACCTGGACAGCTGCCGCGAGTGGGAGGAGCGTCGCAGCGCCGAGGCCCAG gaaatcaggacacagacacagagggatgATCACGTGGGTACACGAGAAGATGGCCGTCTAcacgccaaggagagaggccttgggagaaaccagccctgccgacacctggaTCATGGGCATCCAGCCTCTGgaactgagagaaataaatgtgAGTTGTTTCAGCCCCTTGGTCTGTGGTGTTTTGATCCGGTGCCAGAGCTCACTCATACACTCCCTGCTCCAGACTAA
- the C14H22orf39 gene encoding UPF0545 protein C22orf39 homolog isoform X2, which translates to MAEGGGWQPPRPCEAYRAEWELCSSAGHFLRHYYVHGERPACGQWRRDLDSCREWEERRSAEAQRSLRESEQARVRAARKHGLVWAPRQSPPADWHLPLPQDNDR; encoded by the exons ATGGCGGAAGGTGGAGGCTGGCAG CCGCCGCGCCCGTGCGAGGCCTACCGCGCAGAGTGGGAGCTCTGCAGCAGCGCCGGCCACTTCCTGCGCCACTACTACGTCCACGGCGAGCGGCCGGCCTGCGGGCAGTGGCGGCGCGACCTGGACAGCTGCCGCGAGTGGGAGGAGCGTCGCAGCGCCGAGGCCCAG CGGTCCCTACGTGAGAGCGAGCAGGCGAGAGTCCGGGCTGCACGGAAGCACGGCCTGGTGTGGGCCCCCAGGCAGAGCCCCCCTGCAGACTGGcacctccctctgccccaggaCAACGACCGGTGA
- the UFD1 gene encoding ubiquitin recognition factor in ER-associated degradation protein 1, whose amino-acid sequence MFSFNMFDHPIPRVFQNRFSTQYRCFSVSMLAGPNDRSDVEKGGKIIMPPSALDQLSRLNITYPMLFKLTNKNSDRMTHCGVLEFVADEGICYLPHWMMQNLLLEEGGLVQVESVNLQVATYSKFQPQSPDFLDITNPKAVLENALRNFACLTTGDVIAINYNEKIYELRVMETKPDRAVSIIECDMNVDFDAPLGYKEPERQAQHEEAAEGEADHSGYAGELGFRAFSGSGNRLDGKKKGVEPSPSPIKPGDIKRGIPNYEFKLGKITFIRNSRPLVKKVEEDEAGGRFVAFSGEGQSLRKKGRKP is encoded by the exons ATG tTCTCCTTCAACATGTTCGACCACCCGATTCCCCGGGTCTTCCAGAACCGCTTCTCCACACAGTACCGCTGCTTCTCCGTGTCCATGCTTGCGGGGCCTAATGACAGGTCAGATgtggagaaaggagggaaga TAATTATGCCACCCTCAGCCCTCGACCAACTCA GCCGACTTAACATCACCTACCCCATGCTGTTCAAACTGACCAACAAGAACTCGGACCGCATGACGCACTGTGGCGTGCTGGAGTTTGTGGCTGACGAGGGCATCTGCTACCTCCCGCACTGG ATGATGCAGAACCTGCTGCTGGAGGAGGGGGGCCTGGTTCAGGTAGAGAGCGTCAACCTGCAGGTGGCCACATACTCCAAGTTCCAGCCCCAGAGCCCCGACTTCCTGGACATCACCAATCCCAAGGCCGT GTTAGAAAACGCATTGAGAAACTTTGCGTGTCTGACCACCGGGGATGTGATTGCCATCAACTACAACGAGAAG ATCTATGAGCTGCGGGTGATGGAGACCAAGCCTGACAGGGCTGTGTCCATCATCGAGTGTGACATGAAC GTGGACTTCGATGCTCCACTGGGCTACAAGGAGCCGGAGAGACAAGCCCAGCATGAGGAGGCAGCC GAAGGCGAAGCTGACCACAGCGGCTATGCCGGGGAGCTGGGCTTCCGC GCCTTCTCCGGCTCCGGGAATAGACTGGACGGGAAGAAGAAAGGTGTagagcccagcccctccccaatcAAGCCCGGAGACATCAAGAG AGGAATTCCCAACTATGAATTTAAACTTGGTAAGATCACGTTCATCAGAAATTCACGTCCACTGGTCAAAAAGGTTGAAGAG GATGAAGCTGGAGGCAGATTCGTCGCTTTCTCTGGAGAAGGACAGTCACTGCgtaaaaagggaagaaagccaTAG